The following proteins come from a genomic window of Candidatus Blochmanniella vafra str. BVAF:
- the rho gene encoding transcription termination factor Rho, whose protein sequence is MNLTKLKNIPVSELVKLGEGMGLENLARMRKQDIIFAIFKQHAKTGEDIFGDGVLEILQDGFGFLRSSDSSYLAGPDDIYVSPSQIRRFNLRTGDTISGKIRPPKEGERYFALLKVNDVNYDKPENARSKILFENLTPLHANSRLRMERGNGSTEDLTARVLDLASPIGRGQRGLIVAPPKAGKTMLLQNIAQSISHNYPDCVLIVLLIDERPEEVTEMQRLVHGEVIASTFDEPASRHVQVAEMVIEKAKRLVEHRKDVIILLDSITRLARAYNTIVPASGKVLTGGVDANALHRPKRFFGAARNMEEGGSLTIIATALIDTGSKMDEVIYEEFKGTGNMELHLSRKIAEKRVFPAIDYNRSGTRKEELLTTHDELQKIWILRKIIHPMGEIDAMEFMMNKLSMTKTNDEFFDMMKRC, encoded by the coding sequence ATGAATCTTACTAAGTTGAAAAATATACCAGTGTCTGAGTTAGTTAAGCTCGGAGAGGGTATGGGTCTAGAAAATTTGGCTCGTATGAGAAAACAAGATATTATTTTTGCGATTTTTAAGCAACATGCTAAAACTGGAGAAGATATTTTTGGAGATGGAGTATTAGAAATTTTACAAGATGGATTTGGGTTTCTTCGTTCTAGCGATAGTTCATATTTAGCAGGACCAGATGATATTTATGTTTCTCCTAGTCAAATTAGGCGTTTTAATTTAAGAACTGGAGATACTATTTCTGGAAAAATACGCCCCCCAAAAGAGGGTGAACGTTATTTTGCTTTGTTAAAAGTAAATGATGTAAATTATGATAAACCAGAGAATGCTAGGAGTAAGATTTTATTTGAAAATCTTACTCCTTTACATGCTAATTCCAGACTTCGTATGGAAAGAGGGAATGGGTCAACGGAAGATTTAACAGCTAGAGTATTAGATTTAGCTTCTCCTATTGGAAGAGGGCAAAGGGGGTTAATAGTAGCTCCTCCTAAAGCTGGGAAAACTATGTTATTACAAAATATTGCACAGAGTATTAGTCATAATTATCCAGATTGTGTTCTTATAGTACTATTAATAGATGAACGGCCTGAAGAGGTAACTGAAATGCAACGTTTGGTGCATGGAGAAGTTATTGCATCAACTTTTGATGAGCCAGCTTCTCGTCATGTTCAGGTAGCTGAAATGGTTATTGAAAAAGCTAAAAGGTTAGTAGAACATAGAAAAGATGTGATTATTTTATTAGATTCTATTACTCGATTAGCACGAGCTTATAATACTATAGTTCCTGCATCTGGAAAAGTATTGACAGGAGGAGTTGATGCTAATGCTTTGCATCGTCCTAAACGTTTTTTCGGAGCTGCTAGAAATATGGAAGAAGGAGGAAGTTTAACAATTATTGCTACGGCTTTGATTGACACTGGATCTAAAATGGATGAAGTAATTTATGAGGAGTTTAAGGGAACAGGAAATATGGAATTACATTTGTCTAGAAAGATTGCAGAAAAACGCGTATTTCCTGCTATTGATTATAATAGATCTGGAACAAGGAAAGAGGAATTGCTTACTACTCATGATGAACTTCAGAAAATATGGATTTTACGAAAGATAATTCATCCTATGGGGGAAATTGATGCTATGGAATTTATGATGAATAAGTTATCTATGACTAAAACTAATGATGAGTTTTTTGACATGATGAAACGTTGTTAG
- the ilvD gene encoding dihydroxy-acid dehydratase, producing MPKYRSSITTQGQNMAGARALWRATGMVSEDFNKIIVAVVNSFTQFVPGHIHLRDVGKIVAKEINMNGGVAKEFNTIAIDDGIAMGHSGMLYSLPSRDLIADSVEYVINAHCVDAMVCISNCDKITPGMLMAALRLNIPTIFVSGGPMESGSIRLSESNGHNTINKLSLVDVIVSSADPKVTTEDKERIELAACPTCGSCSGMFTANSMNCLTEALGLAQPGNGSLLATHCDRRTMFIDAGRNIMKLANLYYEEDNYSVLPRNIANRLAFENAMMLDIAMGGSTNTVLHLLAAAQEGEIEFTMKDIDQLSKKVPYLCKIAPNSKQYYVEDFHKAGGVMGILGELNSCGLLNTNVNNILNKSLLETLLQYDILSCNDFKIKKMYAAAPAGIRTTKAFSQNKRWSALDIDRCSGCIRSRAYAYSQDGGLAVLYGNIAKGGCLVKTAGVSISLRKFRGPAKVYESQEESVQAILTGKICPGDVIVIRYEGPKGGPGMQEMLYPTSFLKSMNLDMCCALITDGRFSGGTSGLSIGHISPEAASGGLIGLVYDGDIINIDIDERNITLEVSKYVLDRRNELEINRGIKSWTPINRDRVVSMSLKAYAKLVTSADKGAVRDKSQLL from the coding sequence ATGCCTAAATATCGTTCATCTATTACTACCCAGGGTCAGAATATGGCTGGTGCTAGAGCTTTGTGGCGCGCTACGGGTATGGTTTCTGAGGATTTTAATAAAATTATTGTTGCTGTAGTAAATTCATTTACTCAATTTGTTCCAGGGCACATTCATTTAAGAGATGTAGGGAAAATAGTTGCTAAGGAAATTAATATGAATGGTGGAGTTGCAAAAGAATTTAATACTATTGCTATTGATGATGGAATTGCTATGGGACATAGTGGAATGTTATATTCTTTACCATCTAGAGATTTAATTGCTGATTCTGTGGAATATGTAATTAATGCTCATTGTGTTGATGCCATGGTATGTATTTCTAATTGTGATAAAATTACTCCTGGAATGTTAATGGCAGCATTGAGGTTAAATATTCCAACTATTTTTGTATCTGGAGGACCAATGGAATCAGGATCAATTAGGTTATCTGAGAGTAATGGTCATAATACTATTAATAAATTGAGTTTAGTTGATGTTATAGTTTCTTCAGCTGATCCGAAAGTTACTACAGAGGATAAAGAACGTATTGAATTAGCGGCATGTCCTACATGTGGTTCTTGTTCAGGAATGTTTACTGCAAATTCTATGAATTGTTTAACAGAAGCATTAGGATTAGCTCAACCAGGTAATGGGTCATTATTAGCAACACATTGTGATCGTAGAACAATGTTTATAGATGCTGGTAGGAATATTATGAAATTAGCTAACTTATACTATGAAGAGGATAATTATTCTGTTTTACCCCGTAATATAGCAAATAGGTTGGCGTTTGAGAATGCAATGATGTTGGATATTGCTATGGGAGGATCTACTAATACTGTGTTGCATTTATTAGCCGCTGCTCAAGAAGGAGAAATAGAGTTTACTATGAAAGATATAGATCAATTATCTAAAAAAGTACCTTATTTATGTAAAATAGCTCCAAATTCTAAACAGTATTATGTAGAAGACTTTCATAAAGCTGGAGGAGTGATGGGTATTCTTGGAGAATTGAATAGTTGTGGTTTATTGAATACAAATGTCAATAATATACTTAATAAATCTTTATTAGAAACATTACTACAATATGATATATTGTCATGTAATGATTTTAAAATAAAAAAAATGTATGCTGCAGCTCCTGCCGGGATACGTACGACTAAGGCATTTAGTCAAAATAAAAGATGGAGTGCGTTAGATATAGATCGTTGCTCTGGATGTATTAGAAGTCGAGCTTATGCTTATAGTCAAGATGGTGGCTTAGCTGTATTGTATGGTAATATCGCCAAAGGAGGGTGTCTTGTCAAAACGGCGGGGGTTAGTATAAGTTTAAGAAAGTTTCGAGGTCCTGCTAAAGTGTATGAAAGTCAAGAAGAATCTGTACAAGCTATTTTAACGGGTAAAATATGCCCAGGTGATGTAATAGTGATTCGATATGAAGGTCCAAAAGGAGGTCCTGGGATGCAAGAAATGTTATATCCTACTTCTTTTTTGAAGTCTATGAATTTAGATATGTGTTGTGCATTAATTACAGATGGAAGGTTTTCAGGAGGAACTTCAGGTTTGTCAATTGGACATATCTCTCCGGAAGCAGCATCCGGAGGTTTAATTGGGTTGGTATATGATGGAGATATAATTAATATTGATATTGATGAACGTAATATTACATTGGAGGTATCGAAGTATGTTTTAGACCGGAGAAATGAGTTGGAAATTAATCGTGGAATTAAATCGTGGACTCCAATAAACAGAGATCGGGTTGTGTCTATGTCTTTAAAAGCATATGCTAAATTAGTTACTAGTGCTGATAAAGGTGCTGTTCGTGATAAATCCCAATTATTATAA
- the hemD gene encoding uroporphyrinogen-III synthase, protein MNILVTRPSPNGEELVHKLLAIGKFAHHLPLIYFSSGKNLPLIKKYLNLLESGDLLFFLSQHAVKYAHFQLLKTGGHWPSTITYYSIGSRTSLKMYILSGISSKYPYNEETSENLLQFPELIQNISGRRALILKGNNGRTLLQNTLQQRGALVLSFECYTRNPIKYNGQEQLNLMLALNITTIVVTTKETLKQLYYLIPQHYRDTWLIQCQLIVVSIRLSKIAENLGWNKTNIIIAKSANNNAIFNILK, encoded by the coding sequence ATGAACATTTTAGTAACACGTCCTTCACCTAACGGAGAAGAATTAGTACACAAATTACTTGCTATTGGAAAGTTTGCTCATCATTTACCACTAATTTATTTTTCTTCTGGAAAAAACCTACCACTTATAAAAAAATATTTGAATTTACTTGAGTCAGGAGATTTACTATTTTTTTTATCTCAACATGCAGTTAAATATGCCCATTTTCAATTACTAAAAACAGGAGGGCATTGGCCTTCTACAATAACATATTATTCTATTGGATCAAGAACTAGTTTAAAAATGTATATATTATCAGGCATATCATCTAAATATCCATACAACGAAGAAACTAGTGAAAACCTATTGCAATTTCCAGAATTAATACAAAACATATCTGGGCGTCGTGCTCTTATTTTAAAAGGAAATAACGGACGTACCCTGTTACAAAACACTCTTCAACAAAGAGGAGCATTAGTATTATCTTTCGAATGTTATACCAGAAATCCTATCAAATATAATGGGCAAGAACAACTTAATTTAATGCTTGCTCTAAATATTACTACTATAGTAGTAACTACTAAAGAAACGCTAAAACAATTATATTATTTAATTCCACAACACTACCGAGACACATGGTTGATACAATGTCAACTAATAGTTGTAAGCATACGTTTATCGAAAATAGCAGAAAATTTAGGATGGAACAAAACAAATATTATTATAGCCAAGTCAGCAAATAACAACGCTATTTTTAATATTTTAAAATAA
- the ilvA gene encoding threonine ammonia-lyase, biosynthetic: MFSSRERSSLLYLKTALRSHVYEVVQVTPLQIMNKLSQRFKNVILVKREDRQPVHSFKLRGAYAMISSLTQAQKSAGVITASAGNHAQGVAFSAKYLGIDSIIVMPINTADIKIDAVRHLGGEPLLFGSNFDEAHIEALRLSKKNHLIFVPPFDHSLVIAGQGTLAMELLQQDAHLDRIFVPVGGGGLAAGVAVLIKYLMPQIKVVGVESEESASLSAALLAGVPVSLNTVGSFAEGVAVRCVGNETFRLCKNYLDDVITVDNDEICAAIKDLFEDVRAIAEPAGALALAGMKKYIQQHEIHGERLAHILSGANINFHELRYISERCELGEEREALMVVTIPEKKGSFLEFFKILENRSVTEFNYRYSGTNEVCIFIGVRLKHGRYERNCIVRNILSHGFSVIDVSDNEMAKLHARYMIGVRALHSVHERIFSFEFPESPGALLKFLNTLGTHWNISLFHYRNHGTDYGHVLAGFELSNQESKFDQYVSQLGYVCRDVTTNPVFQFIRIN, from the coding sequence ATGTTTTCTTCTAGAGAAAGAAGCTCTTTGTTGTATCTTAAAACTGCTTTAAGATCTCATGTATACGAAGTAGTGCAGGTTACTCCGTTGCAGATAATGAATAAATTATCTCAAAGATTTAAAAATGTGATTTTAGTTAAACGTGAGGATAGGCAACCGGTGCATAGTTTTAAATTGAGGGGGGCTTATGCGATGATTTCAAGTTTAACACAAGCACAGAAGTCTGCTGGAGTAATTACAGCATCAGCAGGAAATCATGCACAAGGTGTAGCTTTTTCTGCTAAATATTTAGGCATTGATTCTATAATTGTAATGCCAATTAATACTGCTGATATTAAAATTGATGCGGTGCGTCATTTGGGGGGGGAACCTTTGTTGTTCGGTTCAAATTTTGATGAAGCTCATATAGAAGCTTTACGTTTATCTAAAAAGAATCATTTAATTTTTGTGCCTCCTTTTGATCATTCACTTGTTATCGCTGGACAAGGTACTTTGGCAATGGAGCTATTGCAACAGGATGCTCATTTAGATCGTATCTTTGTGCCTGTAGGAGGGGGTGGGTTAGCTGCTGGAGTTGCTGTTTTGATTAAATATCTTATGCCTCAAATTAAAGTAGTAGGTGTTGAGTCGGAGGAGTCTGCTTCTTTAAGTGCCGCTTTGTTAGCTGGAGTTCCTGTCTCTTTAAATACAGTAGGATCTTTTGCAGAAGGCGTGGCAGTACGATGTGTTGGAAATGAGACATTTCGTTTGTGTAAAAATTATCTTGATGATGTTATTACTGTGGATAATGATGAAATTTGTGCAGCTATAAAGGATTTATTTGAGGATGTTCGAGCTATTGCTGAACCTGCAGGAGCATTAGCATTAGCTGGAATGAAAAAATATATTCAACAACATGAAATACATGGAGAAAGATTAGCTCATATTTTATCAGGTGCTAATATTAATTTTCATGAATTAAGATATATTTCAGAGCGTTGTGAGTTAGGAGAAGAAAGAGAAGCGTTAATGGTAGTTACTATTCCAGAAAAGAAAGGTAGTTTTTTAGAATTTTTTAAAATTTTGGAAAATAGATCAGTGACAGAATTTAATTATCGTTATAGCGGAACTAATGAGGTTTGTATTTTTATAGGAGTTCGTTTAAAACATGGACGTTATGAAAGAAATTGTATAGTAAGAAATATACTTAGTCATGGGTTTTCTGTGATAGATGTATCTGATAATGAAATGGCTAAATTACATGCAAGATATATGATAGGGGTTCGTGCATTACATTCTGTACATGAACGAATTTTTAGTTTTGAATTTCCAGAGTCTCCTGGAGCTTTATTAAAATTTTTAAATACTTTAGGCACTCATTGGAATATTTCTTTGTTTCATTATCGTAATCATGGTACTGATTATGGTCATGTTTTAGCGGGTTTTGAATTATCTAATCAAGAATCTAAATTTGATCAGTATGTATCGCAATTGGGATATGTTTGCCGTGATGTTACAACTAATCCAGTATTTCAGTTTATAAGAATTAACTAG
- the trxA gene encoding thioredoxin has translation MSQNILCLTDDNFSEYFSDSVNVKNNFLFLIDFWAEWCNPCKMLAPILEEIAVEFRGKIKVAKLNIDSNPIVTKKYNIRSIPTLLLIKNDTIVATKVGLMSKQQLCDFINTYVN, from the coding sequence ATGAGTCAAAATATATTGTGTTTAACGGATGATAATTTTTCAGAATATTTTTCAGATTCTGTTAATGTTAAAAATAATTTCTTATTTTTAATTGATTTTTGGGCAGAATGGTGTAATCCTTGTAAGATGCTTGCTCCTATTCTTGAGGAAATAGCTGTTGAATTTAGAGGGAAGATAAAGGTAGCAAAATTAAATATAGATAGTAATCCTATCGTTACTAAAAAATATAATATTAGAAGTATTCCTACTTTATTGCTTATTAAAAATGACACAATTGTAGCTACTAAGGTAGGTTTAATGTCTAAACAACAATTATGTGATTTTATAAATACGTACGTTAATTAA
- a CDS encoding branched-chain amino acid transaminase encodes MIKKSNFIWFNGKMVPWDKANIHVLSHALHYGSSVFEGMRCYQSYKGAVIFRLKDHIQRLINSAKIYRMPISWSRQELIEACKIVIRKNNLIDAYIRPLLFIGDVGIEINPIIQYDTDLVIIAFYWESYLGKDSLNLGIDAMVSSWNRVSANTIPYMAKAGGNYLSSMLISNEAHRHGYHEGIGLNIFGYISEGSGENLFVIKDGIILTPSCSSSVLLGITRDSIIKLAASINLEVRECMLPREYLYIADEVFMVGTAAEITPVRSIDGIKIGSGGVKGPITMKLQELFFGLFTGEVKDEWDWLEEV; translated from the coding sequence ATGATTAAAAAATCTAATTTTATTTGGTTTAATGGTAAAATGGTGCCATGGGATAAGGCGAATATACATGTGTTGTCTCATGCATTACATTATGGATCTTCAGTATTTGAAGGAATGCGTTGTTACCAATCGTATAAAGGGGCAGTTATTTTTCGTCTGAAAGATCATATTCAAAGATTGATTAATTCCGCAAAAATTTATCGTATGCCTATTTCTTGGAGTAGGCAAGAATTAATAGAAGCTTGTAAAATAGTTATTCGAAAAAATAATTTAATTGATGCGTATATTCGTCCTTTACTTTTTATAGGAGATGTGGGAATAGAAATTAATCCTATTATTCAATATGATACTGATCTTGTTATAATTGCTTTTTATTGGGAATCTTATTTAGGGAAAGATTCTTTAAATTTAGGGATAGATGCCATGGTATCTTCTTGGAATAGAGTTTCGGCAAATACTATACCATATATGGCTAAAGCTGGGGGTAATTATTTATCATCTATGTTGATTAGTAATGAAGCTCATAGGCATGGTTATCATGAAGGTATTGGTTTAAATATATTTGGTTATATTTCAGAGGGGTCTGGTGAAAATTTGTTTGTAATTAAAGACGGTATTATATTAACTCCTTCATGTAGTTCTTCTGTGTTACTCGGGATTACAAGAGATTCGATTATTAAATTAGCAGCAAGTATTAACTTAGAAGTACGAGAGTGTATGTTGCCTCGAGAGTATTTGTATATAGCAGATGAAGTTTTTATGGTTGGTACTGCTGCTGAAATTACACCAGTACGTAGTATTGATGGGATTAAAATTGGATCAGGAGGAGTTAAGGGGCCTATTACCATGAAGTTACAAGAATTATTTTTTGGTTTATTCACTGGAGAAGTGAAGGATGAATGGGATTGGTTAGAGGAAGTATAG
- the ilvC gene encoding ketol-acid reductoisomerase, whose amino-acid sequence MSNYFNKLSFIQKLKHLGKCRLISTNEFSKGIQLLKFKKIVIIGCGSQGLNQGLNMRDSGLQVAYALRYESIINKTESYINAVRHGFVVGTYTELVPEADLVINLTPDKNHDFVINQIEPLMKYKSVLGYSHGFHIVEIGKKIRRDITVIMVAPKCPGTEVRREYERGFGVPSLIAVHEENNLSGSGIELAKAWAFALGSHKAGVLESSFVAEVKSDLMGEQTILCGMLQVGSILCFNRMVESGVDVAYAGKLVQNGWEVITEALKQGGITLMMDRLSNFSKLRAFELSKQLKKILRPVFEKHMENILTGFFSKEMIADWANKDCNLLSWRENTKKLLFEQAPVYDKKIPEQIYFDHGVLMVAMLKAGIELSFDIMIESGIKPESAYYESLHELPLIANTIARKRLYEMNMVISDTAEYGCYVFSNTVIPILQKEFMPNLKKGDLDNIMVNDVDNNHWVMSIDNVVLRDVNETIRSHPVEKIGVYLRSYMKKMVSLSF is encoded by the coding sequence ATGAGTAATTATTTTAATAAATTAAGTTTTATACAGAAATTAAAGCATTTAGGAAAATGTCGGTTGATAAGTACAAATGAATTTTCCAAGGGTATTCAATTATTGAAATTTAAAAAAATAGTGATAATTGGTTGTGGGTCTCAAGGATTAAATCAAGGTTTAAATATGCGTGATTCTGGATTGCAGGTTGCGTATGCCTTACGTTATGAGTCTATTATTAATAAAACAGAATCTTATATTAATGCGGTGCGGCATGGTTTTGTTGTAGGTACTTATACTGAGCTTGTTCCTGAAGCAGATTTAGTTATCAATCTAACACCGGATAAAAATCATGATTTTGTTATTAATCAAATAGAACCTTTGATGAAATATAAATCGGTGTTAGGTTATTCACATGGATTTCATATTGTAGAAATAGGTAAAAAAATTCGCAGAGATATTACAGTGATTATGGTAGCTCCAAAATGCCCAGGAACAGAAGTTCGACGGGAATATGAAAGAGGTTTTGGGGTTCCTAGTTTAATTGCTGTACATGAAGAGAATAATTTAAGTGGTTCAGGTATAGAATTAGCAAAAGCTTGGGCCTTTGCTTTAGGTAGTCATAAGGCTGGAGTATTAGAATCGTCATTTGTAGCGGAAGTAAAATCGGATCTTATGGGAGAGCAAACTATTTTATGTGGCATGCTTCAAGTTGGATCAATTTTGTGTTTTAATAGAATGGTTGAGAGTGGTGTAGATGTAGCGTATGCAGGAAAATTAGTTCAGAATGGATGGGAAGTAATAACTGAAGCTCTAAAACAAGGAGGTATAACTTTAATGATGGATAGATTATCAAATTTTTCGAAATTACGTGCTTTTGAATTATCTAAGCAATTAAAAAAAATTTTGAGGCCAGTTTTTGAAAAACATATGGAAAATATTTTGACTGGATTTTTTTCTAAAGAAATGATAGCAGACTGGGCAAATAAAGATTGTAATTTATTAAGTTGGCGTGAAAATACTAAAAAATTATTGTTTGAGCAAGCACCTGTATATGACAAAAAAATTCCGGAGCAGATATATTTTGATCATGGAGTTTTGATGGTTGCTATGTTAAAAGCAGGTATAGAGTTATCTTTTGATATTATGATAGAATCTGGAATTAAACCAGAATCTGCGTATTATGAGTCGTTACATGAATTGCCTTTGATAGCTAATACTATTGCTAGAAAGAGATTATATGAAATGAATATGGTAATTTCTGATACTGCAGAATATGGTTGTTATGTATTTAGCAATACTGTGATTCCTATTTTGCAGAAAGAGTTCATGCCCAATTTAAAAAAAGGAGATTTAGATAATATTATGGTTAATGATGTTGATAATAATCATTGGGTTATGTCTATAGATAATGTTGTGTTACGTGATGTGAATGAAACGATACGTAGTCATCCTGTTGAAAAAATTGGAGTATATTTAAGGAGTTATATGAAAAAAATGGTAAGTTTGTCTTTTTAG
- the ilvM gene encoding acetolactate synthase 2 small subunit yields the protein MIVYYSLFIQARFCSEVVERILRVTRHRGFELCALNTIVYNIDNNKQITLFLTVSSEKAIYLLCTQLNKLVDIQYIEVR from the coding sequence ATGATTGTTTATTATTCTTTGTTTATACAAGCTAGGTTTTGTTCAGAAGTAGTGGAACGTATTCTTAGAGTTACTCGACATCGAGGGTTTGAGTTGTGTGCATTAAATACGATTGTGTATAATATCGATAATAATAAACAGATAACTTTATTTTTAACGGTTTCCAGTGAAAAGGCAATATATTTGTTATGTACTCAATTAAATAAATTAGTAGATATCCAATATATTGAGGTTAGATGA